The Halichondria panicea chromosome 14, odHalPani1.1, whole genome shotgun sequence genome contains a region encoding:
- the LOC135347995 gene encoding LYR motif-containing protein 4B-like encodes MNSVAPRQVLTLYRKLLRQSSQFSSFNYRKYALRRVKDYFRETRSFTDSVAIEREYSYGLESLNMLKRQTAIGNMYSAPKLVLEKLS; translated from the exons ATGAACTCAGTTGCTCCCAGACAAGTTCTGACACTATACAGAAAGCTGCTGAGGCAGAGCAGCCAATTTTCTTCCTTCAATTACAG AAAGTATGCTCTGCGTAGAGTAAAAGATTACTTCAGAGAGACGAGGAGCTTCACTGACAGTGTGGCTATTGAGAGAGAGTACAGCTATGGACTGGAGTCACTGAATATGCTCAAACGACAA ACTGCTATCGGAAATATGTACTCGGCACCCAAGTTAGTTTTAGAAAAGCTTTCATAA
- the LOC135347871 gene encoding F-box/LRR-repeat protein 4-like, whose protein sequence is MFSRWGFSRRASDKTHPEIKKQFSEVVINFSSQYGSSNTQSYTAANLAGEPRIYDKYGDFQEALVLRTYGTWWKKCPSVPKTLRKTSENFRSIDFVELRYSMKLIPSAINVYETYNPGAVVRILACNSDPKDKHNPGEVKWITLWDGPPQCSAVPKQSRIFSPPIRKIDFPTNLLRLEFNSEECDYYTELDAVEMVGEDPGDSRTRVDRAEGFQVDVTARLMRQLSLADRQTSINSEDEEFEKWGYFGTLSDEIIQYIFSYLDVVSLSRVAQTCSLLFKNAYDPHLYQEVDLQSHWNTVDDSTLEGLTNRCSLIKRISLSWTGGGKQVTEGALCNFLEKCGSQLVTLRLACCLYVGKHAMKTIRNVCTELEELDLHRCTKLDTEDLMNVYLLRKLRRLNLYNMSLSEKFLSELSSHCPLLEHLNLGAVTLIEPPGGRTETASKKLIHCLSQLKNLKSLDLWRCRFATPEVLVCLSENCPNLEELDIGWCHSISRYIDCTDLLCSGCKKLKKLFLTSIRSVSDADLENLARNCRDLEQLDILGTSHVSSTGLMSVCRSCPKLIFFDVSFCGAITETVVTELSAAFPNVCFKKSFQ, encoded by the exons ATGTTTAGTCGCTGGGGATTTTCTCGACGTGCTTCTGATAAGACTCATCCAGAAATCAAAAAGCAGTTTTCTGAAGTGGTGATCAACTTCTCCAGCCAGTATGGGTCCTCAAACACACAGagctacactgctgcaaaccTTGCTGGAGAACCAAGAATCTACGACAAGTATGGAGATTTTCAAGAGGCACTTGTGCTG CGTACCTATGGCACATGGTGGAAAAAATGTCCTTCTGTTCCAAAGACACTGAGAAAGACATCAGAAAACTTTAGGAGTATTGATTTTGTAG AGTTGCGATACTCCATGAAGTTGATTCCGTCTGCAATCAATGTCTACGAGACATACAACCCTGGAGCTGTGGTAAGAATTCTGGCCTGCAATTCTGACCCGAAGGACAAGCACAATCCCGGTGAAGTGAA ATGGATCACCTTGTGGGATGGACCTCCTCAGTGCTCAGCCGTGCCTAAACAATCTCGAATCTTTTCTCCACCCATAAGGAAGATTGATTTTCCAACCAA TCTGCTTAGACTGGAGTTCAACAGTGAAGAGTGTGACTACTACACCGAACTGGACGCGGTAGAGATGGTGGGAGAAGATCCAGGAG atTCCCGAACGAGAGTGGATCGTGCCGAGGGTTTCCAAGTTGACGTGACTGCTCGTCTGATGCGCCAGTTGTCACTTGCAGACAGACAGACCTCCATTAACAGCGAAGATGAGGAATTTGAGAAATGGGGGTACTTTGGAACCCTCTCT GATGAGATCATTCAGTACATCTTCAGCTATTTGGATGTAGTGTCTTTATCGAGAGTGGCACAAACATGCTC GTTGCTGTTCAAAAACGCTTATGATCCTCATCTGTATCAAGAGGTGGACTTACAGTCACATTGGAATACT GTGGATGACTCGACTTTGGAGGGTCTAACTAACCGCTGCTCCCTCATAAAGAGGATCAGCTTGTCATGGACGGGAGGAGGTAAACAGGTCACAGAGGGGGCActgtgcaa TTTCCTGGAAAAGTGTGGTAGTCAGTTGGTCACTCTGAGACTGGCATGTTGTCTGTATGTGGGAAAGCATGCCATGAAAACAATCAGGAATGTTTGCACTGAGCTCGAAG AATTGGATCTTCATCGCTGCACCAAGTTGGATACAGAAGATCTGATGAACGTTTATCTGCTACGAAAACTTCGAAGGCTAAACCTGTACAACATGTCATTGTCGGAGAAATTCTTATCAGAGCTGAGCAG CCATTGTCCTCTGCTGGAGCACCTTAATCTTGGGGCAGTGACTTTAATTGAGCCACCTGGTGGACGAACGGAAACAGCTAGCAAGAAATTGATTCACTGCCTTTCACAGCTCAA GAACTTGAAGTCTCTTGATTTGTGGAGGTGTCGGTTTGCTACTCCAGAAGTTCTAGTCTGTCTCAGTGAAAACTGTCCAAATCTGGAGGAGCTCGATATCGGATGGTG CCACTCTATCTCTCGCTACATTGACTGTACTGATCTCCTGTGCTCTGGATGCAAGAAGCTAAAAAAGCTTTTCCTCACATCAATACG ATCTGTGTCTGACGCTGACCTTGAAAACTTAGCCAGAAACTGTCGTGATCTTGAGCAGTTGGATATTCTGGGAACCAGTCACGTGTCCTCTACCGGATTAATGAG CGTCTGCAGGAGCTGTCCTAAATTGATCTTCTTTGACGTCTCGTTTTGCGGTGCAATCACAGAAACTGTTGTTACGGAGTTAAGTGCAGCATTTCCAAATGTGTGCTTCAAAAAGAGTTTTCAATAA
- the LOC135347887 gene encoding uncharacterized protein LOC135347887, which produces MIYKVNYLTLIIAAVTVGIIQADYIFEVQFHSYKNPTQRSQANNGCCDANSQLECRSACDTYLYICLTQASNMQVSVPAISQECPFGFLQTDLLVNRNGDNVVFSEGGSLDVSGNTNPSNFQSQGPWLGTIQLIIQSYDRDTGNDDYIDIEFINLIDLDVEAATFTQSKLYIGTFQLSTYELSFRVNCAQNYYCSDCNTFCISRNDSFGHYYCKQDGSIECFQGYMDPSTNCTQCKTSEGCLSVGGYCTEPYECLCLEGYFGENCTVATGNHFTELTGAIAGSTVTVLFLLIASLGVVLCTVVVYKKKKQSISNMGEGGFQENATYIDFIQRDSLNRSVELVISSGSNYSLDPPPTGHIKKLAVSHNETYQDPHYIGSNHPTHSENIIALSDTDSSMSLQRARSSNIEQITTTVDDQDLSLEEMPMKRNNSYRMLDIEALAGNSEGGQDSIYSYPKLKPTHTQLQDHGYTTIGTKTNSNSDSYSKIELSNMYENISSEDNMMHNEMYGASMRSEESSVTGLFDPYMNDRENVTPHK; this is translated from the exons ATGATTTACAAAGTGAACTATCTGACACTGATCATCGCAGCAGTCACTGTG GGCATCATCCAGGCTGACTACATTTTCGAAGTCCAGTTTCACTCATACAAAAACCCAACACAAAGATCTCAAGCTAACAATGGTTGCTGTGATGCCAACAGCCAGTTAGAATGCCGTAGTGCTTGCGACACCTATTTGTACATTTGTTTGACGCAGGCTTCAAACATGCAAGTAAGTGTTCCGGCAATTTCCCAAGAGTGTCCATTTGGGTTCCTACAGACTGACCTTCTTGTTAATAGAAATGGAGACAATGTTGTATTCAGTGAAGGAGGTAGCTTGGATGTCAGTGGGAATACTAACCCTTCCAACTTTCAGAGCCAAGGACCATGGCTG GGCACAATACAGCTGATAATTCAGTCGTATGATCGCGACACTGGAAATGATGACTACATTGACATTGAGTTTATTAACCTGATTGACTTAGATGTTGAGGCAGCTACTTTCACACAGAGTAAACTATACATTGGAACATTTCAGTTATCGACGTACGAATTGAGTTTTCGAGTAAATTGTGCTCAGAACTACTACTGTAGTGATTGCAATACATTCTGCATAAGTAGGAATGATTCTTTCggtcactactactgcaaaCAAGATGGAAGTATAGAGTGCTTCCAAGGCTATATGGATCCTTCTACAAACTGCACACAGTGTAAAACATCTGAAGGATGCT TGTCAGTGGGAGGATACTGCACAGAGCCATATGAATGCCTGTGCTTGGAGGGCTACTTCGGAGAAAACTGTACAGTAGCTACTGGGAACCACTTCACAG AGCTGACAGGTGCTATAGCCGGTAGCACTGTAACTGTGTTATTCCTGTTAATTGCAAGTCTGGGAGTTGTTCTCTGTACAGTGGTGGTATACAAAAAGAAAAAGCAATCTATCTCAA ACATGGGAGAAGGAGGGTTTCAAGAGAATGCTACCTACATTGATTTCATACAAAGAG ACAGCTTGAATAGAAGCGTTGAGCTAGTGATTTCATCAGGATCAAACTATTCACTGGACCCACCTCCTACTGGACATATCAAAAAGCTTGCAGTATCCCATAATGAGACATATCAGGACCCACATTATATTGGAAGTAATCACCCTACCCACAGTGAAAATATTATCGCTTTATCGGACACTGATTCAAGCATGTCATTACAAAGAGCTCGCTCTTCAAATATCGAGCAAATTACTACAACAGTTGATGATCAGGATTTATCTCTTGAAGAAATGCCAATGAAGAGAAACAACAGCTATAGAATGTTAGACATTGAGGCCCTAGCAGGAAACTCTGAAGGAGGACAGGATAGCATTTACAGCTACCCCAAATTGAAACCGACACATACTCAACTACAAGATCATGGGTACACGACTATTGGTACGAAAACGAATAGCAATTCTGACTCATATTCAAAAATCGAGCTGTCAAACATGTACGAGAATATTTCAAGTGAAGATAACATGATGCATAATGAAATGTACGGGGCTTCAATGAGATCAGAAGAAAGCTCTGTAACTGGTTTGTTTGACCCATATATGAACGATAGAGAAAATGTTACTCCTCATAAGTAG
- the LOC135347878 gene encoding uncharacterized protein LOC135347878 encodes MIFFMRHVIVLFCTLLLTTVRSRCCPTWFHKTAGSDECKCGVQVKNLLECSQLPNTMTVHIIDGHCLTYDSDQDIEYFGQCPYTGRNSSFGQFRTMPSNVSKLNEVMCGPLNRTGVLCSQCKPGLGPAVFSYYRECKECLVYPYGWILFFVRFIIPSTGFCVLVIAFHINVASPALNAFVIAAQIVNTIISNNPISFANGSYNILLDFVASIYGIFSLDFFTFLIPSFCISSDMSMLTVLALEYLVALYPILFTVAVYLCITIHDKGCKILVVCWKPFRKCFARCRRSWELKGSVMNAFATFILLSYCKFSSISLYLLQTVPVFDKYGNQTYTLFYNASIHGHGVSSNSHYAAYFGVSIFVLVTMVFLPTIFILFYQIRIFQRCLHFCRIRCTLLHEMANILQGCFKNGTTPGTRDYRWFAGLYLLLRIVLVFSINQIYYSLVYQVIACIMSAVVAALRPYRIDKYNTLDSFAWLLFGLTVGIFVYIRAYNNISKVVPYISICAPFAYFVCYVSWTFIASFIKCCRFHIFTKVSKSQILTDENSVPDRLINPNEYTPCINN; translated from the coding sequence ATGATTTTCTTTATGAGACACGTTATAGTTCTATTTTGTACATTGCTGTTGACGACGGTGAGAAGTAGATGTTGTCCCACTTGGTTTCATAAGACAGCTGGCTCAGATGAGTGTAAGTGTGGAGTACAGGTGAAAAATTTACTTGAATGCTCTCAATTACCGAATACAATGACTGTACACATAATTGATGGTCATTGCCTCACTTATGACAGCGATCAAGATATCGAATACTTTGGTCAATGTCCGTATACTGGTAGAAACTCTTCATTTGGCCAGTTTCGTACGATGCCATCTAATGTTTCTAAACTGAATGAGGTGATGTGTGGGCCTCTGAATCGCACTGGGGTACTGTGTAGTCAGTGCAAACCAGGACTGGGACCAGCTGTCTTCTCGTACTACAGAGAGTGTAAAGAGTGTTTGGTTTATCCTTATGGATGGATTCTCTTCTTTGTCAGGTTTATCATTCCATCGACAGGGTTTTGTGTGCTGGTCATTGCTTTCCATATTAATGTAGCATCTCCTGCTTTGAACGCATTTGTAATTGCGGCCCAAATTGTCAACACTATCATCAGCAACAATCCTATTTCTTTTGCCAATGGTTCCTATAACATCCTTTTAGATTTTGTTGCCAGCATCTATGGTATTTTCAGTTTGGACTTTTTCACTTTTCTAATTCCATCATTTTGTATCAGTTCTGATATGAGTATGCTCACTGTGTTGGCATTGGAATACCTTGTAGCGCTTTACCCGATCTTATTCACTGTTGCTGTGTACTTGTGCATAACCATACATGACAAAGGATGCAAGATATTGGTGGTTTGTTGGAAACCGTTTCGTAAGTGTTTTGCACGGTGTCGTAGGAGTTGGGAGTTGAAAGGATCTGTTATGAATGCATTTGCTACTTTTATACTACTTTCTTACTGTAAATTTAGTTCTATTTCACTGTATCTTCTTCAGACAGTGCCTGTTTTTGATAAATATGGTAACCAAACATATACACTGTTCTACAACGCAAGTATTCATGGCCATGGCGTGAGCTCAAATAGCCACTATGCTGCTTATTTTGGTGTTTCTATTTTTGTTCTTGTTACCATGGTTTTTCTCCCAACAATTTTTATCTTGTTCTACCAAATTCGTATCTTCCAGAGATGTCTTCACTTTTGTAGAATCAGGTGTACCTTACTTCACGAGATGGCTAACATACTTCAGGGCTGTTTCAAGAACGGCACTACCCCAGGTACAAGAGACTATCGCTGGTTTGCTGGACTTTACCTTCTGTTGAGGATTGTGCTGGTATTTTCAATCAATCAAATATACTATTCTCTGGTGTATCAAGTTATAGCTTGCATAATGTCTGCAGTAGTTGCTGCCCTGCGCCCATATCGAATTGACAAATACAACACACTTGACTCCTTTGCATGGTTACTGTTTGGCCTTACAGTGGGTATATTCGTCTACATCCgtgcatataataatatatcgAAGGTGGTGCCATACATTTCTATTTGTGCACCCTTTGCTTACTTTGTGTGCTATGTTTCGTGGACATTTATTGCCTCATTCATCAAATGTTGCCGATTTCATATCTTCACGAAGGTCTCGAAAAGTCAGATTTTGACAGATGAGAACAGTGTTCCAGATCGTTTAATTAATCCGAATGAATACACTCCATGCATTAATAACTAG
- the LOC135347882 gene encoding uncharacterized protein LOC135347882 — protein sequence MTLRQLKIILFLIAIHLVSVAASHSCPTWFKELEPGNCVCEVQLSRLNCDPLSKNVSIFSGFCLTISDDGTEIFGDCPYNANAPLLTFFTLPQNVSQLNEVMCGPLNRTGVLCSQCKPGLGPAVFSYYRECKECLDYPYGWILFFVRLFVSLTLFCIVVIAFRINVASPYCNGLLIAVQLLNNIVSNNPFIAGQASSYSFSSFVIDLYGFLSLDFFNNLIPSFCISEEISMPAILALEYLVALYPILFTAAVYSVIVAHDSGCRVLVVCWRPFHKCFVKVVWRPWGLKGSVINAFSTFILLSYCKFCTISLRLSQRIPMHYVFGDTRNIRDVLYFDANYDTHSIEYKHYQALALFVGVMITLPAFFLLFYQFRTVQRCLHYCRIRCTLLHEMANILQGCFKNGTTPGTRDYRWFAGLYFLLRLLIIFFINQQYHLLVYLLLSGAMSVIVAALRPYRLEWGNNLDVFFWLLFLFATSFYVFNLARTGNIIWNGMMYIVVCVPLLYSVCLFVWIIAVSAYKWCRSQCKKRTAPEQDDNQLPDRIVNPNEYTPLIPPVH from the coding sequence ATGACCCTAAGGCAATTAAAGATTATTTTGTTTCTCATCGCAATTCATTTAGTTTCTGTAGCTGCCAGTCATAGCTGTCCAACATGGTTTAAAGAGCTTGAACCAGGAAACTGCGTTTGTGAAGTTCAGCTCAGCAGGTTAAACTGTGATCCGTTGTCGAAAAATGTTTCAATATTTTCAGGATTTTGTCTGACAATTAGTGACGATGGCACTGAAATTTTCGGAGATTGCCCGTATAATGCCAATGCTCCCTTGCTCACCTTTTTTACTCTTCCTCAAAATGTGTCTCAACTAAATGAGGTGATGTGTGGGCCTCTGAATCGCACTGGGGTACTGTGTAGTCAGTGCAAACCAGGACTGGGACCAGCTGTCTTCTCGTACTACAGAGAGTGTAAAGAGTGTTTGGATTATCCTTATGGATGGATTCTTTTCTTTGTGAGGCTCTTTGTCTCTCTTACGTTGTTTTGCATAGTCGTTATTGCTTTTAGAATCAATGTGGCATCTCCATACTGTAATGGATTGTTAATAGCAGTTCAATTACTCAATAACATTGTCAGCAATAACCCATTCATTGCAGGCCAGGCTAGTTCCTATTCATTCAGCAGTTTCGTTATTGATTTGTATGGCTTTCTCAGCCTTGATTTCTTCAATAATCTTATACCTTCGTTTTGCATCAGTGAAGAAATAAGCATGCCGGCTATCCTTGCGTTGGAGTATCTAGTGGCGCTATACCCGATCCTCTTCACAGCAGCTGTATATTCAGTTATTGTAGCACATGACAGTGGGTGCAGAGTGCTAGTAGTATGTTGGCGGCCATTCCACAAATGTTTTGTGAAGGTGGTATGGAGACCCTGGGGATTGAAAGGATCAGTCATTAATGCGTTTTCTACTTTCATCCTACTCTCCTATTGCAAATTTTGTACCATCTCACTTCGCCTTTCCCAACGAATTCCTATGCATTATGTGTTTGGGGATACCAGAAATATCAGAGATGTTCTTTATTTTGATGCAAATTATGACACACATTCCATTGAATACAAACACTATCAAGCCCTTGCCTTGTTTGTAGGTGTAATGATCACATTGCCAGCTTTTTTCCTCTTGTTCTACCAGTTTCGGACTGTCCAGAGATGTCTTCACTATTGTAGAATCAGGTGTACCTTACTGCACGAGATGGCTAACATACTTCAGGGCTGTTTCAAGAATGGCACTACCCCAGGTACAAGAGACTATCGCTGGTTTGCTGGACTCTACTTTCTTCTACGATTATTGATAATATTCTTCATCAACCAACAGTATCATCTTCTTGTGTACCTACTTTTATCTGGTGCAATGTctgtaatagtggctgcactACGGCCGTACAGGTTAGAGTGGGGTAACAATCTTGACGTATTTTTTTGGCTATTGTTTTTGTTTGCAACTTCATTCTATGTCTTCAATCTAGCGAGGACTGGCAACATTATTTGGAATGGAATGATGTATATTGTTGTGTGCGTTCCACTACTGTATTCTGTCTGCCTGTTTGTGTGGATTATTGCTGTGTCAGCATACAAGTGGTGTCGATCACAGTGCAAGAAGAGGACTGCCCCTGAGCAAGATGACAATCAGCTTCCCGATCGTATCGTGAATCCTAACGAGTACACTCCATTAATTCCTCCTGTGCATTAA